GCTGCAGACCGTCAGCTGGCTGCGCGAGGGCGAGGTGCTGCACCGCGACAGCCTCGGCAGCCTGCAGACCGTACGGCCGCGGGAGCTGGGACTGATGACCTCGGGCCGGGCCATCGCGCACTCCGAGGAGTCCCCGTACGGGCACGGACCGATGCTGCACGGGGCCCAACTCTGGGTCGCGCTGCCCGGCGAACACCGCGACACCGCCCCGCACTTCGAGCATCACGCCGACCTCCCGGTGATCACCGGCGGCCGCGGCCTCAGCGCCACCGTCATCCTCGGCGAACTGGCCGGCGCCACCTCGCCGGGCACCACCTACTCGCCCCTGGTGGGCGCCGACCTCGCGCTCACCGACGGCACCGACACCCGTCTGCCCCTCGACCCGGACTTCGAGTACGCGGCCCTGACCATCTCCGGCGAGACCGAGGTCGACGGCGTCCGCCTGGCCCCCGGCGCCCTCCTCTACCTGGGCTGCGGCCGCACCGAACTGCCGCTGCGCGCCCACTCCGACAGCAGCCTGATGCTCCTCGGCGGCGAGCCGTTCGAGGAGGAGATCGTGATGTGGTGGAACTTCGTTGGGCGCTCGCACCAGGACATCGAGGAAGCCCGCACGGCGTGGACGGACGGCACCCGCTTCGGCGCCGTCCACGGCTACGACGGTGCCCGCCTCCTGGCCCCCGAACTCCCGCCCGGGCCGCTCAAACCACGCGGACGGGTACGCTGAGCCGGGCCGGTACGGCTTCGGCGGATCATGCCGGGCCGTGAACCCGGCCGGTCGCCGGAGCCGGAGCCGGCGGGAGGGGGGCAGGGTGAGACCCGCGGTCGGGGCGGCCTTGCGCCGCTGTGCGGAGTGCGGCGGCTACGAGTACGGCGGCGCGCCCGCCTGTCCGTCCTGCCGGGCACGGGTGGACGGCATCGTGGAAGAGGGCTGGTCGGCTTTTCTGCGGCACTGGGACGTCCGCGACGACGGCGACCAGGAAGCCGCGCTGGCCGAGATGGTGGTGGCCGAGCCCGACCGTCACGACTGGCGGGTGGTCGACGCCGCACTCGACAGACTGGCCTGCGCCGCGTGCGGTGACCGGCTCGGCCGCGGCCCGGTGGGCTGCTCCGCCTGCGACCCGGCGCACGGCTTCCGCTACGCCGCGATCGAGACGGACCGGCCGGGCGTCGCGCCGGGCAATGAACACGCCGTCCGGGTCAATGTCTCCGTCCTGCGCCGGCCGCAGACCGCCTCCGGGAACGAAGTGCTCGCCAGGCGCCTGGTGTTGCCGATGCTCCTGGTGGGTCTGCTGCCGACCACACCGGAGGCGCACCAGCTGAACGCCCTCATCAAGAGCACCTTCCCGCCCCACGGGGCCTCCCCGACGGGGGATGCCTCCCCGGCGGAGCGTCATCAGCTCGTCGAGCGGGCCGTCGAGGACCTGTTCCGGCGCCACGGCGCCGTCATCCGCCCCACTCCCTGAGCGGCCCCCGGCGGCGGGCCGGCCTACCAGGTGGGGCGGATGGGGCCGCGGGGAGCGAGCCGGGTCAGGTCGGCGACGAGGTTCCTGAAGCGCTCCTCCCCGAGGGACTCCCGCCAGGGCGCCACCGCGGCCCGGGCGGCCTCGTCGGCGGCGCGGGTGGCGGCCCGGCCCTGCTCGGTCCGTTCCGGCAGCCGGGCGCGGGCGTCGTGCGGGTGCGGGCGGCGCAGCAGGTATCCCTTGCCGACGAGTTCCGTGACCAGCTGAGCGGCGGCCTGCTTGGTCACGCCCAGGTGTTCGGCCAGGTCGGCCGTGGTGGCGTCGCGACCACCGCGAGCAGCGCGTACCAGAGACCGGCGCACAGCACCGGCGGCCACAGCACCCGGGTGCGTCTACGTCACTTCACCGCCCTCAGCCACCCTAAGAGGCAGTGACTTGAGGCCGTTGATGAAGTTGGAGACCAGGTGGCGGGGTGGGGCGGCGAGGGTGAGGGTGGGGAGGAGGGGGCAGAGCTCCGCGTGGAACAGGCGGAGTTGGAGGCGGGCGAGGTGGGCGCCCAGGCAGACGTGCGGGCCGTCGCCGAGGGAGACGTGGGGGTTCGGGGCGCGGGTCGGATCGAGGCGGTGCGGGGCGGTGAAGACCCGCTCGTCGTGGTTGGCCGAGCCGTGGAAGACGACGACCTTGTCGCCCGCGCGGATGCGGCGGCCGCCGAGTTCGGTGTCGTGGGCGGCGGTGCGGCGGAAGCTGAGGACCGGCGGATGCCGGCGCAGCAGTTCTTCGAGGGCGGTCGCCGGGTCCGCCCGGCCGGCGCGCAGCGCGCGGTAGGCGTCCGGCTGCCGGGCGAGCGCCAGTACGCCGCCGGGGGCCGCGCTGCGCACGGTGTCGTTGCCGGCGACGGTCAGCAGGAAGAAGAACATCTCCAGCTCGGGCACGGTCAGTTCGGGGTCCGCCGCGAGGACGGTCATGAGGTCGTCGGCCGGGTGGCGGCGCTTGTGGGCGGCCAGGTCGCGGGCGAAGGCGAACATGTCCCCCAGCATCGCGGGGGAGCGGGGATCGGCGGGGCGGCCGTCCGGGCCGGCTGCCGTCGGGTCCGCCTCGTCCGGGTCCTGATAGCCGATGACCCGGCGGGTCCAGTCCAGCAGCAGCCCGCGTTCGCCGGGCGGCACCCCCAGCAGATCGGCGAGGTTGAGCAGCGCGAAGTCGTCCGTGACCTCGGTGACCAGGTCGCACACGCCGGTGGTGGCGCGCGCCGTGTCGACCGCCGTCCGGAGCAGGCCGCGGGCGCGGGCGCGGAAGACGGCGGCGAAGCGGTCGATGCGGCCGCGGGTGAAGGCGCGGCTGACCAGGCGGCGCAGCCGCAGGTGGCCGGGCGGGTCCTGGTTGAGCATCATGCCGCGCAGGAACGGCAGGTCGGCGGGGTCGGGGTCGCGGATCTGGGTGGCCCCCAGCCAGGAGGAGAAGGTGCGGGAGTCCTTCAGGACCCGTACGACGTCGTGGTGCCGGGTGACGGCCCAGAAGCCGGGACCCGCGGGCCAGCCCAGCACCTCGGGCTCCTCCTGCCAGGCCACCGGGTGGTGGTCGCGCAGCAGCCGGTAGGCGGCGTGCGGCAGGCCGTTCGCGTAGCCGCGGGGGTCGAAGACGTCGGGAACGACGGCACCGGGCGGCACGTCGGGCGCGGGCCGGGTCATCGGGCCGCGGGCCGGTCGCTCCGGGGGTCGCTCCCCTCGCCGCGGGGGCCGTCGTCCCGGGCGTCGCCACCGGGACCGTCACCGTCGGCGCGCAGGAAGTCCTCCACCGCCCGGATCAGTTCCAGGGGCGACTCGTCCATGGCGTAGTGCCCGGCCGCCGGCAGTTCGACCAGCTCGCTGTCGGCGTACCACCGCAGCCAGGTCTGCCGCATCAGCTCCGCGGACAGCGCGGGATCCAGCGCCCCGGTCACCGCCAGCGCCGGCACCGCCGCACCCTCGATCTGCGCGGCGAAGCCCTCGGTGGCCCAGGAGTCCAGCCAGGCCCGGAACGCCTCGGGGTCGCTGCGCTCCAGGGAACGGCGCACCATCCGGTCCAGCCAGGCGGCGGGGCGCCGCCCGCCGGTGGTGACGTCGATGATGGTCCGGCGGCTGTCCGGGATGTGCGCCGCGGAGGAGAACAGCTCCCACTGCTCCGGCGGCAGCGGCAGCCCGGAGGCCGGCACCGGCGAGACGCCGACGAGCCGGCGCACCCGGTGCGGTGCCGCGGCCAGCACCCGCTGGGCGACGCTGCCGCCCATCGAGTGGCCGACCACCGAGAAACGCTCCCAGCCCAGCCGGTCGGCGAGCGCCAGCACGTCGTCCGCCCCCTCGGCCGTGGTGTAGGCGCCGGGGGCGTCCTTCGCCTCGCCGTAGCCCCGCAGGTCGACCAGCGCGTAGGCGAACGCGGCCCGGTCGAGGTCGGGCAGGACCGGGTCGAAGGCCGAGCGGTCGGCGAACCAGCCGTGCACCGCCACCACCTTGTGCGGTCCCGTGCCGTGCAGGGCATGAGGCAGGACGAAGGAAGCCACGCGCGCTCCAGAGGTGTCGGGGGTCCGGGCGGGCCGTGCATGCCGGGGGCCGGTCGCCGGCCGGCGGCGGTCACCTGCGACCACACTGGCGGTAACCTCCCTGCCCCGCAAGGGCGTCCGGGCGTACGGGGGGCGGGCCGGTAGCGCGCCCCGCGAAGCGGGCAGGGATCGCGGACATGACCGTCCTCCTGGGAACCTCCGGCTGGCAGTACCCGGACTGGCGCGGCGTCCTCTACCCGCAGGGCTGCCCGCAGCGCCGGTGGCTGGAGGAGTACGCGCGGCACTTCGCGACCGTGGAGAGCAACGCCGCCTTCTACCGGCTGCCGGAGGAGAAGACCTTCGCCGACTGGCGGGAGCGGACCCCCGACGGGTTCGTGATGGCGGTCAAGGCCAGCCGGTACCTGACGCACATCAAGCGGCTGCGCGAGCCGGCGGAGCCGGTGCGGCGGCTGATGGCGCGGGCTGAGGCCCTCGGCCCGCGCCTCGGACCGGTGCTGCTCCAGCTGCCGCCCACCCTGCGGTGCGACACCGGGCTGCTGGACGACTGCCTGGCCTGCTTCCCCGCCGGCGCGCGGGTGGCCGTCGAGCCCCGCCACGACTCCTGGTGGACGCCCCGGGTCCGTACGGTGCTGGAGCGGCACCGCGCCGCGCTGTGCTGGGCGGACCGCGGGTCCCGGCCGGTGACGCCCCTCTGGCGGACCGCCGACTGGGGGTATCTGCGGTTCCACGAGGGGCGCGCCCGGCCCTGGCCGCGCTACGGCGCGCAGGCGCTCACCACCTGGGTGCGGCGGATCGCCGACACCTGGCCCGACCGTGCCGACGTCCACGCGTACTTCAACAACGACCCGGGCGGGGCGGCCGTCCTCGACGCCGTCCGGTTCGCCCGCGCCGCCGCGGCCGCCGGCCGTTCCGTGAGCCGTACGCCGTCCGGGCGTGCCTCCGCCGCCTGACCACTCCGCGGGGATATGTCTGTGCTCGTACCGCGGGGCGAACGAACGAGGTGAGGCACGGATGATCCGCAGACGGGTGGTGGTCTCCGGGAACGTGCAGGGTGTGTTCTTCCGCGACAGCTGCCGGCGCACGGCGAGCGGGCTCGGGGTGGCCGGCTGGGTGCGCAATCTCCCGGACGGGACGGTGGAGGCCGTCTTCGAGGGGGAGCCCGACGCGGTGCAGCGGATGGTGGAGTGGGCCCACGAGGGCCCGCCGATGGCGCACGTCGAGGCGGTCTCGGTGCACGAGGAGGAGCCCGAGGGCCGGCGGGACTTCGAGACCTTGCCGACGCCGGGGGAGTCCTGGTGACCGGCCCGGGGATCACCGGCCGGGCGCGGTCCGGGGCGCGGCCGGGGCGGCGAGGTCGAGGGCGTGCCACACCTCGTCGAGGGCCGCGGCGCACGCCTCGACCTCGTCCGGGGTGTGCACGGCCGAGGGCGCGAGGCGCAGCACCTCCCCGCCGGGCCGGACGCTCGGCGCGTTGACGGCCTGGACGTAGATGCCGTGCCGGTGCAGGAGCCGGGCGGCGGCCTCCTTGCAGCGGTCCTCGTCACCGACGAGGACCGAGACGATGTGGGAGGCGCCGGAGAGATACGGGATGCGGCGCTCCGCCAGGAGGCGCTTGAGGAGGCCGGCACGGGCGTGCAGGCGGGTGCGCTCGCGGTCGGAGGCGCGCAGGTGGCGGACGGCGGCGAGGGCGCCGGCGGCGACGGCCGGCGGCAGTGACGTGGTGAAGATGAAGGGCCGGGAGAAGTTCCGCACCGCGTCGACGAGCGGGGCGGGGCCCGCGATGTATCCCCCGGCGGTGCCGAATCCCTTCCCGAGGGTGCCCATGAGGACGGTGAAGTCGTCGGCGAGGCCCTCGCGGGCCGCGATTCCGGCGCCTCGGGGCCCGTACAGGCCGACCGCGTGCACCTCGTCGAGAAATGTCGTGGCCCGGTACCGGCGGGCCACCGCGGCGATCTCGGCGAGCGGCGCGACATCGCCGGACATGGAATAGACGGATTCCGCCACGATCAGCTTGGGGCGGTCCGGGTCGGCGGCGGCGAGCAGTTCTTCCAGATGCGCGGTGTCGTTGTGGCGGAAGACCCGCTTTTCGGCGCCGCTGTGCCGCAGCCCGTCGATGAGAGAGGCGTGGTTGAGCTCGTCGGAGAGGACGAGGCAGTCGTCCATCCGGCCGGCGAGAACCGTCAGCGCTCCGTCGTTCGCGGCATATCCGGAGCTGAACAGTAAGGCGGAATCCTTGCCGTGGAGGGCGGCCAGTTCCTTTTCGAGCCGGACGTGATGGGGATGGGTTCCGCCGATGTTCCGCGAGCCCCCGGAACCGGCCCCGTACGTGTCGATGGCCCGCTTCATCGCCTCCAGCACCACCGGGTGCTGACCCATGCCGAGATAATCGTTGCTGCACCAGACGAGCGCCTCGGCCGGTGCGCTGCCGGGCCGCGCG
The sequence above is a segment of the Streptomyces lydicus genome. Coding sequences within it:
- a CDS encoding cytochrome P450, which produces MTRPAPDVPPGAVVPDVFDPRGYANGLPHAAYRLLRDHHPVAWQEEPEVLGWPAGPGFWAVTRHHDVVRVLKDSRTFSSWLGATQIRDPDPADLPFLRGMMLNQDPPGHLRLRRLVSRAFTRGRIDRFAAVFRARARGLLRTAVDTARATTGVCDLVTEVTDDFALLNLADLLGVPPGERGLLLDWTRRVIGYQDPDEADPTAAGPDGRPADPRSPAMLGDMFAFARDLAAHKRRHPADDLMTVLAADPELTVPELEMFFFLLTVAGNDTVRSAAPGGVLALARQPDAYRALRAGRADPATALEELLRRHPPVLSFRRTAAHDTELGGRRIRAGDKVVVFHGSANHDERVFTAPHRLDPTRAPNPHVSLGDGPHVCLGAHLARLQLRLFHAELCPLLPTLTLAAPPRHLVSNFINGLKSLPLRVAEGGEVT
- a CDS encoding pirin family protein, whose translation is MSNLDLRPSPSLCGGNGRTGPVRDVQPGKQVPLGESTVVRRLLPNLGRRMVGAWCFVDHYGPDDIADQPGMQVPPHPHMGLQTVSWLREGEVLHRDSLGSLQTVRPRELGLMTSGRAIAHSEESPYGHGPMLHGAQLWVALPGEHRDTAPHFEHHADLPVITGGRGLSATVILGELAGATSPGTTYSPLVGADLALTDGTDTRLPLDPDFEYAALTISGETEVDGVRLAPGALLYLGCGRTELPLRAHSDSSLMLLGGEPFEEEIVMWWNFVGRSHQDIEEARTAWTDGTRFGAVHGYDGARLLAPELPPGPLKPRGRVR
- the hemA gene encoding 5-aminolevulinate synthase, translating into MSQHLEFFSRELAELGNGRREFLEVGRHAGRFPRARTRAARPGSAPAEALVWCSNDYLGMGQHPVVLEAMKRAIDTYGAGSGGSRNIGGTHPHHVRLEKELAALHGKDSALLFSSGYAANDGALTVLAGRMDDCLVLSDELNHASLIDGLRHSGAEKRVFRHNDTAHLEELLAAADPDRPKLIVAESVYSMSGDVAPLAEIAAVARRYRATTFLDEVHAVGLYGPRGAGIAAREGLADDFTVLMGTLGKGFGTAGGYIAGPAPLVDAVRNFSRPFIFTTSLPPAVAAGALAAVRHLRASDRERTRLHARAGLLKRLLAERRIPYLSGASHIVSVLVGDEDRCKEAAARLLHRHGIYVQAVNAPSVRPGGEVLRLAPSAVHTPDEVEACAAALDEVWHALDLAAPAAPRTAPGR
- a CDS encoding DUF72 domain-containing protein — encoded protein: MTVLLGTSGWQYPDWRGVLYPQGCPQRRWLEEYARHFATVESNAAFYRLPEEKTFADWRERTPDGFVMAVKASRYLTHIKRLREPAEPVRRLMARAEALGPRLGPVLLQLPPTLRCDTGLLDDCLACFPAGARVAVEPRHDSWWTPRVRTVLERHRAALCWADRGSRPVTPLWRTADWGYLRFHEGRARPWPRYGAQALTTWVRRIADTWPDRADVHAYFNNDPGGAAVLDAVRFARAAAAAGRSVSRTPSGRASAA
- a CDS encoding alpha/beta fold hydrolase encodes the protein MASFVLPHALHGTGPHKVVAVHGWFADRSAFDPVLPDLDRAAFAYALVDLRGYGEAKDAPGAYTTAEGADDVLALADRLGWERFSVVGHSMGGSVAQRVLAAAPHRVRRLVGVSPVPASGLPLPPEQWELFSSAAHIPDSRRTIIDVTTGGRRPAAWLDRMVRRSLERSDPEAFRAWLDSWATEGFAAQIEGAAVPALAVTGALDPALSAELMRQTWLRWYADSELVELPAAGHYAMDESPLELIRAVEDFLRADGDGPGGDARDDGPRGEGSDPRSDRPAAR
- a CDS encoding acylphosphatase — encoded protein: MIRRRVVVSGNVQGVFFRDSCRRTASGLGVAGWVRNLPDGTVEAVFEGEPDAVQRMVEWAHEGPPMAHVEAVSVHEEEPEGRRDFETLPTPGESW